TCGAAGGGTATTCTCTCGAGCTCCGCTTGGGCCGCGATGAGGAAGACGGCGAATCCTAGGGCTTGAGGCCCTAGGATGAACCACCAAGAGGCTTGAGCGTTCACCACATCGGATATTCTAATTGACCTAGCGGCCATGAGGACGCCTATCAACGCGATGGTCAGTGGGATTTCGTATCCGATTAGCTGGTTGAGAGCCCTCTCTCCGCCCAAGAAAGAGAATCGGTCTACGGAGGATAAGCCAGCTAGGAAGACGATGACACAGAAGATTGTCAAGATGGCGACGGCAACTATGGCGTCTCCGTAAAAGGAGACGACCCCCGCTTCGGAGGCGAAGGGGAGCATAAGTATGCCGGTGAGGAGGGTGGCCACGGCGAATATGGGTACGAGGTTGAAGAAAGGTTTATCCGCGGCCTCAGGAGTAATATCCTCCTTCGACAATAGCTTGATGAAGTCCGCAAGAGGTTGTAGAAATCCCGAAGGCCCAGTATACAGGGGGCCTACCCTGTTCTGAAACTTGGCGTAGAATTTCCTGTCCAACCACTCATATACTAGGGAGGCGAGTATGGCGAAAATGAACCCTGGGAACACAAGAATCTTCAGCCATACGATTAGCCATTCTACCATTTTTAATCCCGCCTCTGAACCTTGAAATCCTTTCTCAACGGGTAAGCGTCCTCAGGCCAATCCTCGGAGAGAACCAGCCTCTGCAGATTAGGGTGACCTCTAAACTTCACACCTAGCAGGTCGTAAACCTCCCTTTCGTAGAAAATGGCCCCTGGGATTAAATCCGTAATCGAGCTTACCACTGGGTTCTTCCGTTCCACGGCTGTTTTCACTGTTACCTCCACGCCGAGGCCGAACAGGTGGGTTAAAATCATCAAATCCTCACCTGTGTCCAACCCAGTAATAGTGGAAACATGACTTATCCCCATATCTTTCAACGTTTTCACAGCAGCCTTATAGTCTCTATTCTTCACCGTAACGAATATCCTCCTCTGCCTCGGCGTCGTGACCTCCACGGCCTT
Above is a window of Candidatus Bathyarchaeia archaeon DNA encoding:
- a CDS encoding complex I subunit 1 family protein; protein product: MVEWLIVWLKILVFPGFIFAILASLVYEWLDRKFYAKFQNRVGPLYTGPSGFLQPLADFIKLLSKEDITPEAADKPFFNLVPIFAVATLLTGILMLPFASEAGVVSFYGDAIVAVAILTIFCVIVFLAGLSSVDRFSFLGGERALNQLIGYEIPLTIALIGVLMAARSIRISDVVNAQASWWFILGPQALGFAVFLIAAQAELERIPFDIPEAEQEIVAGWLTEYSGRKLALFRLAGDLELFYISGLAATFYLGGPNGPMIQGLEPLLKPIYFILKTILVLYILSAVRSLFARLRIDQMVSFSWKYLVPISLFQLLVVRMLI
- a CDS encoding NADH-quinone oxidoreductase subunit C, producing the protein MEVTTPRQRRIFVTVKNRDYKAAVKTLKDMGISHVSTITGLDTGEDLMILTHLFGLGVEVTVKTAVERKNPVVSSITDLIPGAIFYEREVYDLLGVKFRGHPNLQRLVLSEDWPEDAYPLRKDFKVQRRD